The Mycobacteriales bacterium genome contains the following window.
GTCGCGAGCGGCGATCCGGGCGGCGGCTGGCAAGGCGGAGGAGGAGCGCGGTAGCAGCGCTACCGCCGACGACGACAACGCGGTCCAGCCGTCGATCCGGGCGACGCGCAGCAGGACATGCATTGATCAGTGATTCCCTAGTAGGCGGTCACCGGCTGACTCGTGCGCGACGCATAGCATTTGGTCGGCTGGCGCCCGGACGCCGGAATCACACCACTACTCGTCGAATGCGGGGCAACGTTGCCGAACGCCAAGCGAAGCGAGTCAGATGCTCCGCTGCGACGGCTGACGATCGTCCTTCCCGCGCTCAACGAGGAAGCCAACATCGAAGCCGCCGTGCAGCGCGCGACCGAGGTCGCGTCACGGCACTGTGACGACCACGAGGTGATCGTGGTCGACGACGGGTCGACCGACAGCACCGCTGCGCTCGTCGAGCGCATGGCGGCCACCGACCCCCGGATCCGGCTCATCAAGCACGAGGTAAACCAGGGCTACGGCGGGGCGCTCAAGAGCGGCTTTCTCGCCGCCAGCATGGACCTCGTCTTCTTCACCGACTCCGACAACCAGTTCGATCTCGACGAGCTGGCCGTGTTCATCGACCTGATTCAAAGCGTCGACGTCGTGGCCGGCTACCGCATCAAGCGCCGGGATCCGTTCTTCCGCCGGCTCAACGCCCGGGCCTGGAACTACCTGGTGCGCGCCCTGTTCTACGTACCGGTGCGGGACATCGACTGCGCGTTCAAGCTCTTCCGCCGGGAGGTGTTCACCGGCCTCGAGCTCAACAGCGTCGGCGCGATGGTCAACACCGAGCTGATGGTCAAGCTCGGCCGCTCCGGCTATCGAGTGGTCGAAGTGGGGGTCCAGCAC
Protein-coding sequences here:
- a CDS encoding glycosyltransferase family 2 protein translates to MPNAKRSESDAPLRRLTIVLPALNEEANIEAAVQRATEVASRHCDDHEVIVVDDGSTDSTAALVERMAATDPRIRLIKHEVNQGYGGALKSGFLAASMDLVFFTDSDNQFDLDELAVFIDLIQSVDVVAGYRIKRRDPFFRRLNARAWNYLVRALFYVPVRDIDCAFKLFRREVFTGLELNSVGAMVNTELMVKLGRSGYRVVEVGVQHFPRTAGKPQGADIKVIFRAFSELRRMHNYLSTMELSHLPAAGRVGQTSR